A single window of Mycobacterium sp. ITM-2016-00318 DNA harbors:
- a CDS encoding CaiB/BaiF CoA-transferase family protein translates to MANTGPLAGVRVIELGGIGPGPHAGMMLADMGADVVRVRRPGGLTMPAEDVDLLHRGKRIVDLDVKSQPQRLLDLAAKADVLLDCFRPGTCERLGIGPQECAAVNPRLIFARITGWGQDGPLASTAGHDINYLSQTGALSAIGYRDRPPVAPLNLVADFGGGSMFVVVGIVAALYERERSGTGQAIDAAMVDGVSILSQMMWTMKATGSLRDERESFLLDGGAPFYRTYETSDGRYMAVGAIEPQFFAELLRGFELTADDVPSQFEIGAYPTMQKIFAERFATKTREEWTQVFAGTDACVTPVLTWTEAAENEHLRARSTVLDNDGVEQAAPAPRFSRTPSGPVGTPPKNTTALQEIGW, encoded by the coding sequence ATGGCCAACACTGGGCCCCTGGCAGGGGTGCGGGTGATCGAGCTCGGCGGCATCGGCCCTGGGCCGCACGCGGGGATGATGCTCGCCGACATGGGCGCCGACGTCGTGCGCGTCCGTCGGCCGGGCGGTTTGACGATGCCCGCGGAGGACGTCGACCTGCTGCACCGCGGCAAGCGCATCGTCGACCTCGACGTCAAGAGTCAGCCGCAACGACTGCTCGACCTGGCGGCCAAGGCCGATGTGCTGCTCGACTGCTTTCGGCCCGGCACCTGCGAGCGGCTCGGGATCGGGCCGCAGGAGTGCGCCGCCGTCAACCCGCGGCTGATCTTCGCGCGCATCACCGGGTGGGGCCAGGACGGTCCGCTGGCGTCGACCGCGGGCCATGACATCAACTATCTGTCGCAGACAGGTGCGCTGTCGGCCATTGGCTACCGCGATCGCCCGCCCGTTGCCCCGCTCAATCTGGTCGCCGACTTCGGCGGTGGCTCGATGTTCGTCGTAGTCGGCATCGTCGCCGCGCTCTACGAGCGCGAGCGGTCCGGCACGGGGCAGGCGATCGACGCCGCGATGGTCGACGGCGTCAGCATCCTGTCGCAGATGATGTGGACGATGAAAGCGACGGGGTCACTGCGCGACGAGCGCGAGTCGTTTCTGCTCGACGGCGGCGCGCCGTTCTACCGCACCTATGAAACGTCCGACGGCAGGTACATGGCCGTTGGCGCGATCGAACCGCAGTTCTTCGCGGAATTGCTGAGAGGGTTCGAGCTGACCGCAGACGACGTACCGAGTCAGTTCGAGATCGGTGCCTACCCGACGATGCAGAAGATCTTCGCCGAACGGTTCGCAACCAAGACCCGCGAAGAGTGGACGCAGGTCTTCGCCGGCACCGACGCATGCGTGACGCCTGTGCTCACCTGGACGGAGGCGGCGGAAAACGAACATCTCAGAGCGCGTTCCACCGTGCTGGACAACGACGGCGTCGAGCAGGCGGCACCTGCGCCGCGGTTCTCCAGAACTCCGTCCGGTCCGGTCGGAACACCGCCGAAGAACACCACCGCGCTCCAGGAAATCGGGTGGTGA